The Tolypothrix sp. NIES-4075 genomic interval TGTCTGGTTTAAAGGCACATGGTACTATTGCTCCAGAGGTAGCTTTTATGTTAGGTGAACGTTCCCGCTGTGGAGTTGAATATCCTGTGGGAGGTAGTGGAGCAATTGTCAAGGCTTTGGTGCGGGGATTAGAAAAGTTTAATGGTAAGAGTAATCCAAGAAATAAATGATCCAAAATGCTGGGATACTGAAGAGATAATCAGTGTACCATCTATAACCATGTGTCCCGAATCTCTGATCCAACTCACCGACAGCCTTAAATCCCTTTACATTAAAACATCTCAGAAATTAAAAGGAAGTGACCGACGACAATTTATGGCAGAAGTAGTTAAAGGTTTGGGACGAGGAGGACAAATAATCGCAGAGAGGGAATTAGGCTGGAATAGACGTACTATTCGTAAAGGGATCCAAGAATTAGAACATGGAATGTCGATTGCTGATTCATTTAAACTGAGGGGACGTAAGCGTAGTGAAGAAAATTTGCCTTTTTTACTATCGGACATAGTGTCAATTGTAGACCCACAGAGCCAAACAGACCCAACTTTCAATAGTATTAAGCTATATACTCGCCTTTCAGCAGCAGAGGTTCGTCATCAATTGATTGAACTAAAAGGATATCAAAATGAAGAACTACCTTCAATTGAGGTGATTCGACAACGATTAAACCAATTGGGTTATGGCTTAAAGCAGGTTGCTAAAACTAAGCCAATAAAAGAGATACCAGAAACTGGAGCTATCTTTAAAGAAGTTAATCGTATTAATCAGGAAGCTGATGATGACCTCGCGACGCTACGAATTTCTATGGATGCAAAGGTGGGGATAAAAGTTGGGGAATTTGACAGAGGAGGAAAAACTCGTGTACCTACTGTTGCGTTGGATCATGACTTTTCCGATTGCTCAACTTTAACTCCCTACGGGATTTTTTTACCTCAAGAGAGTGAGTTATTTTTATTTTTCGTTCAATCCAAACTGACTGCTGATTGTATTGTTGACCTACTCGAAGATTGGTGGTTAGGTGTTCTAGACCGATTTTCTCACATTCGTAAAATAGTTATCAACCAAGATAATGGACCAGAAAATAACTCTCGGCGAACTCAATTTATGTTTCGTATTCTTGAATTTGCCCACAAATTTCAACTGAAAATCCAATTAGCTTACTATCCGCCCTACCACAGTAAATACAACCCGGTTGAACGAGCTTTTGGATGGCTTGAACAACATTGGAGCGGTAGCTTACTAGATAGTGTTGATACTGTAATTAAGTTCGCTTCGACTCTAACTTTTAAAGGTAAAAATCCTATGGTTACTTTGGTTGAGCGAGTTTACCATACAGGAGTTAAACTAACTTTGGCAGCGATGGCGGAAGTTGAAAAACAAATTCAACGTTTACCAAACTTGAAGCAATGGTTTGTTGAAATATTTGGTAGCTCTGCCTAATTTCTGGATCATTTATTTCTTGGAACACTCTAAGTTGCGGTTGGGATGTCATGTTGAACAAATTTTAGTATCTGGTAAAGTTGTTGGTGTCAGGTTACAAAATAATGAAATTCTCAAAGCGCCTGTGGTAATTTCTAATGCCACAATTTGGGATACTTACACTAAGTTGTTGCGTCCGGAAGACTTACCCGCATCTTACCGCAAAGTTTCGCTAGATACACCAGCGGTAGATAGTTTTATGCATTTACACTTAGGCATTCGTAGCGAAGGCTTGGAGAATTTGACGGGACATCATGTAGTAGTCCACGATGCACAGCAGGATATAACTTCACCGGGAAATACTTGCATGATATCGATTCCTAGTGTGTGGGATGCAACTCTAGCAGCAGAAAAACATCATGTGGTTCATGCTTATACTTTAGAACCATTAGCGGGATGGGAAAAAAATGCAGGGTATGAACAGAAGAAGCAAGAAAAAGCAAAGTCTTTATATCGTGCTTTAGAAAGAATTATCCCAGATATTCGCGATCGCATCGAGTTAGAACTAATTGGCACACCACTAACTCACGCTTCTTATCTCAGAAGATATCAGGGAACTTATGGACCAGCGATCGCAGCTGGTAAAGGTATGTTTCCCAGCACACACACACCCATTGCTGGATTGTATCGCGTCGGTGACAGCACTATGCCAGGAATTGGTGTACCGGCGGTGGCTGCATCTGGCATTTTGTGCGCGAATACTTTAGTTAAGCCAGAGCAAACAGCGGAATTATTAGATAATTTATAGGATTTTTAATATATCTTAGTACAGCATTTCATTAATGCGATCGCCAATTAAAGAAAGGCAATAAGAGTGCAATGCCAATGCAGAGCGATGTTATGTTAATGCAGAGCGATGTTATGCCAACCAGCTCTAAGCGCGATTGAAATTTAGCACGTCTGATACCGTTTCACGAAAAGCCTGATACAAATAAAGCCTCCAAAATAAAATCCCATCCAGTGATAGATTTGACTTGATAAGCACTCAATTGATCTAACTGTTTCCACACAGCCTCTCGCAACTCATCTAATGTTTGAAAACATTCCCATCTCAAAGTTTTTTTTATTTCTTTCCATAACCTCTCAATTGGATTGACTTCGGGTGTATGTGGAGGCTGAAACAAGAGAATTATATTCTCCGGTACTTGTAAATAATTACTAAAATGAAATGCACCATTAAGTAGCTAGGCACAATTAAATATAAGACGCTCAAGGGCATATTCACCCTTTATGCTTCGAGCTTCCATCCCATCAATAATTGTCATAGCTAAATCGTAGTTATTGTCAAACATTTGTCCAGCAATTTCATGAGTTTTTAGTTGATGCCACTCTTCCTCGATCCGATTCATCTCGGAACAATAGGGTGGTAAGAAGAAAATAAACAGTCCTTTTTCCTGCCATTCTTGCCATCGTTGTTTTGCTAAATTACTGGTATGCAGGGAGCCATTGTCATGAACAATGACAGTGATACAACCAGTTTCAGCTAAAGTGTTTTCTGCCTTAGCTGCGACCCAATCCATAACCTCGATGTAGCGTTTTGTTTTGAACCCACCTTGAACCAAGGCATACTCAAAACTGACTTGGGGTTGCCATAAACCCAAAATACTAATGCGACCACCACGGCTACCAACTTGTGCCATTTGTTTTTGGCTACCGATACGACTGTAACTGTAGCTAACTGGACTCCAACGACAACACCCAGACTCATCAAGATACTTGAGTTCGATATAACCGTCTACTGCCGCTTGTTTTAGGGTATCTAGGTCTGCTTGCTTAATTCGTCTTTTTTCTGGGTCTTGTTTTCCTTTATGAGTATGCCGGGTGCGTTTCCATTTCCACCTTTTTTTTTGAGCAAACGTCGCAGACGAGACGGACTCAGTTGTACATTCCTATGTTGGGCCAATTTTTCTGATAACTGCAAACTATTATAAGTACGAGGTTCTAGCTCTAAACAATCCTCTAAATATGCTAAATCTGCCTCTTGCCATTTGCTCTTTGCTCCCCGTCCTGAAGTTTCCCACAATCCTCCCAAACCCCTATTTTCCCAACGCCGCAGTGTTGCTCGTACCGTATGTTCGTGACACTCAAAAATTTTAGCGATCGCTGGTACATTCCATCCTTGGGCATTTAATCTAATTATGTGGGCGCGATCGCGTGTCCGTTTAGGAACTGTTGTCGCTTCCCGCAACTCGAAAAGCGTCAAATCTTCTAAATCTGTTAATGTAACCCGCAATGGAGCAGACATCTCGTAGCACCCGTTTTTTAGACTTTCTCTATCTTATATTTAATTGTAACCACCTACTTATCTACTTGGATTATATGTAAGTCTTCTGGATATAATGCAGCTAATTTTTCTAAAAATATTTCAAAACAAACAGTATCTAGATGTGAAAATTCAAGGACAAAGTTGTCTCCCGTTAATGGTTCTACAACTCCATAGATATAAAAGTTATCTCGCTTCCACTGCGTAAATCCAACTGGTTTCACGCCTGTAAGCGTTATTAACTTTCCCGTTATAGTTTGTAGACCAAATCTACTTTCATCTCCACACCAATAACGTACTTTTCGATATTGCTCTAATGGTGATATTAAATACTTTTTTATTAGTTTTAGCCATGCCGGAAGTTTTTTTTAAAGTCTTCCTCTATGCCCTTGTGTTGTTTTATGCTACGTGGGCGCGGTGCTTTTAATTTCGCTTTTAGTTTGTAACGGACAACTTCATGCACAACCTTGTAAGATGCTTTGATTCCTTCAGACGCTAAAAGCCAGGTCTGGACTTCCTCGTAGCTTTTAAATCCTTCTGGCTCAGACAATTCTTGTTTAATTAGCGATCGCACCTCAAGTGGTATGGTTTTTGTCCGTCCCGGACTCTTTCTTTGTTCGAGTAGGTGGTTTAATCCTCCATCTCTGTAAAGCCGGAGCCATCTTTGTACCGTTATCCGACCTCTTCCCAGTACCACTGCTAAGTGTTGTACCGTTTCTACTTGCCGAGTTTTGAGTAAATACAAAGCTTGAATTCGTTCTTTCCCAAACCCAGTTTTTTGCTGCCTCAACAACTCTAGTAGTTCTACCTGCGTTTCTTTTATCTCTAATTTAAGAACCCGACACATTGTTTTTTGTGAGTGACGCACCTGAAACTATATGTATCATATTTTTAGTGAAATGGTATGAGAGTGGTTTCTAGTTCCAAAAACAGCGCTTGGGAGGCAAAAATGCCGTGTGCGACTTTCTCTCAAACCTAACCCCCAACCCCTTCCCTACCAGGGAAGGGGAGTAAGAATCAAAGCCTCTCTCCCTGCGGGGGAGAGGAATGGAAGTGGGGTTGGTGAGAATAAGTTGCACATCACGCTATAACTGACAAATTGCTTTCAAAGCTTGTAGCAAATCAATTGCACGTTGAGATTCCATAAAATTCAATACTGGCATTAGCTGATAAATTAGGACATCGCTTTGTTTGATATACACAAACTGATAATATTGTCCGTTTGTGACTAATCCCCAAACCGAAGTTTGATACTGTAAACTTTTATAAGCATATGTCAGCAATTGCGGTAAACCCTCTATTGGGGCAACGCTACTATTTTTAGATTCAATTACCAATATCCAAAAAGATGTATTAGCTGTTATGCGTTTCGCTTTCGTAACAGCTAAAATATCCATCCTGCCAGTAATTTTTGTATCTTCATCTTCTATATTGATATCTGCTATATCTTCTTCTAAAGTAATCTGCATAGGATAGCGATAAAATCCCGCTAAACGCATTAAAGGTGCAACTACAAGAAACTTTATTTGCCCTTTGCAAACTTTGCCAGCTGTTAAATATCTATCAAAGTCATTCCGTATTTGTACAAGTTCCTGCTGTTCCAATTCTGTAAAAGGTTCTAATGATAAAACTGGAGTAAATGACTCGCTATATTCTTCTTGAAAGCCGAAAAGACCTTGAATATCTTCTAGGGACAAATTACGAGCGTTAAGAGTTGTCATTGATTTTTGCTTTATGTTGACAGTGATTACTTAAATAAACCATCTTAAGCGATCGCCTAACCCCATTCAACTATCTTAACCGACAGCAAAATCTGTAAACTGTCTTTTATAAGGTGCGTGAAATCCTAACACTATATCTTGTTTGGGAACGCCTAAAGCTACTAATTCATCACCAACATTAGCTTCCGTTCCATTATGCTGAATCCAAATTTTCCCATTCTTAATATCTAAATGTAATACACAACCATATACACGCCGCTTGTTTTCCCAACCCACATATACTAACTGGTAGTGGTCGTGTTCAGTATCAAATATAGTCTGTGCTTCCACTTCACTATCAGATTTTTCATACTGACTATATCCTGTTAATAATTGCTTGATATACTCTCTATATTCCTCTAATTTAGCCATCTGACAATCACCTCATTTTCGATGTCATAAATTAGTAATCGTAATTGATATTGTTGAATTATCGTTTGAGGAAATGGTAGCTTAAAAAAAGTTTCATAGGTATCTGATGGAACCGCTAAATATAAAATGCGTTCTGGTTGTTCTTGGGAAAGTGCAAACCGATAGTTGATAAATTGTCCTAATGCGGTATGAAACTCGGAAATAGTTGATTGACCAAGAAAACTCTTAACCTCTACAGCTATTTTTTGCCCTTCTCTTTCAGCCGCAATAATCTTTTCTGCTCCTAAATCAATATATAATTCAACCAAGCCCCACTCTATACGTAAAGGGTCATCTGTAATAGTCCAGCCATCTTTTTGTAAGCCTAATTTTACAACATCGTGAAATTTATCTTTTGCTGACATAACATATCTGTTCGCTCTGTTGGAGCATTTATCGAGGGGAGACTCGCAACTAACACCAAGTTTGTACGACTCGACCTGTTAACTGTTGCCCTAACCAAGGAGTATTACTAGATAAAGTGTAGAGATTTTCGCTGTTGACTTTCCAGCTTTCTTGGGGGTTAAATAAAGTCAATTCTGCTTTTTTATTAGGAGCGATCGCACTCATTTTCTGTCCTAAACACTCCGCAGGACGATTACTCAAAGCTTTCCATAATTCCAAAGCTGTAAATTCACCGCTTTCTACTAAATATTGCCACAACAGCGGTAATGCTAACTCTAAACCAATTGCCCCTGGTAAAGCTTCCGCAAACGCTTGCACTTTTTCTTCGTAAGTATGCGGTGTATGGTCAATAGCGATCGCATCCACAATTCCCATCCGCACACCTGCACGCAGAGCTTTTAAATCGCTGGCATTGCCTAAAGGTGGTTCTAAACGCAGGCTAGTATTATAACTCTTAATTACCTTAGTGTCAAGTAATAGATGCATCCAAGTAGTGCTGGCGGTGACGGGTAAACCCTGAGATTTTGCATTGGCGATGAGTTCGACACTGCGAGCGGTGGAAACGCGCATAATATGGACAGGGGTACCGAT includes:
- a CDS encoding ISAzo13 family transposase; the protein is MQLTDSLKSLYIKTSQKLKGSDRRQFMAEVVKGLGRGGQIIAERELGWNRRTIRKGIQELEHGMSIADSFKLRGRKRSEENLPFLLSDIVSIVDPQSQTDPTFNSIKLYTRLSAAEVRHQLIELKGYQNEELPSIEVIRQRLNQLGYGLKQVAKTKPIKEIPETGAIFKEVNRINQEADDDLATLRISMDAKVGIKVGEFDRGGKTRVPTVALDHDFSDCSTLTPYGIFLPQESELFLFFVQSKLTADCIVDLLEDWWLGVLDRFSHIRKIVINQDNGPENNSRRTQFMFRILEFAHKFQLKIQLAYYPPYHSKYNPVERAFGWLEQHWSGSLLDSVDTVIKFASTLTFKGKNPMVTLVERVYHTGVKLTLAAMAEVEKQIQRLPNLKQWFVEIFGSSA
- a CDS encoding helix-turn-helix domain-containing protein, with the protein product MCRVLKLEIKETQVELLELLRQQKTGFGKERIQALYLLKTRQVETVQHLAVVLGRGRITVQRWLRLYRDGGLNHLLEQRKSPGRTKTIPLEVRSLIKQELSEPEGFKSYEEVQTWLLASEGIKASYKVVHEVVRYKLKAKLKAPRPRSIKQHKGIEEDFKKNFRHG
- a CDS encoding restriction endonuclease subunit R, whose amino-acid sequence is MTTLNARNLSLEDIQGLFGFQEEYSESFTPVLSLEPFTELEQQELVQIRNDFDRYLTAGKVCKGQIKFLVVAPLMRLAGFYRYPMQITLEEDIADINIEDEDTKITGRMDILAVTKAKRITANTSFWILVIESKNSSVAPIEGLPQLLTYAYKSLQYQTSVWGLVTNGQYYQFVYIKQSDVLIYQLMPVLNFMESQRAIDLLQALKAICQL
- a CDS encoding XisI protein, encoding MAKLEEYREYIKQLLTGYSQYEKSDSEVEAQTIFDTEHDHYQLVYVGWENKRRVYGCVLHLDIKNGKIWIQHNGTEANVGDELVALGVPKQDIVLGFHAPYKRQFTDFAVG
- a CDS encoding XisH family protein; this encodes MSAKDKFHDVVKLGLQKDGWTITDDPLRIEWGLVELYIDLGAEKIIAAEREGQKIAVEVKSFLGQSTISEFHTALGQFINYRFALSQEQPERILYLAVPSDTYETFFKLPFPQTIIQQYQLRLLIYDIENEVIVRWLN